From Thermoflavifilum aggregans, a single genomic window includes:
- a CDS encoding DUF1345 domain-containing protein — protein sequence MPQFKPWERIAHLSGRQRQIVALVCTCLAAVWIQSFPYQPWIVRISELWLIYAGVLLLTMWCAILLVHPAEIKRRAALLDMGQTLIFTFILLAAVASLLAMVKLLHSPAGAFHDQWWFLLLVVTVSWLLVHTIFAMHYAHMYYYGRRADGSSGKGWGLEFPEENRPDYIDFAYFSFCLGMTFQVSDVQISSRSIRRLAFLHALIAFLFNTFILAMMVNLLAGKL from the coding sequence ATGCCTCAATTCAAGCCCTGGGAGAGAATCGCACATCTGTCAGGCCGGCAGCGACAGATTGTGGCTCTGGTGTGTACCTGCCTGGCTGCTGTCTGGATCCAATCGTTTCCATATCAGCCCTGGATCGTACGGATTTCGGAATTATGGCTCATTTATGCGGGGGTATTGTTGCTGACGATGTGGTGTGCCATTCTCCTGGTGCATCCGGCCGAAATCAAACGCAGGGCAGCTTTGCTTGACATGGGGCAAACCCTGATTTTTACCTTTATTTTATTGGCCGCTGTGGCCAGTTTGCTGGCCATGGTGAAATTGTTGCATTCGCCGGCCGGAGCGTTTCATGATCAGTGGTGGTTCCTGTTGCTGGTAGTCACGGTGTCGTGGCTGCTGGTACATACGATTTTTGCCATGCATTATGCACACATGTATTATTACGGCAGGCGTGCCGATGGCTCATCCGGTAAAGGCTGGGGGCTGGAATTCCCTGAGGAAAATAGGCCGGATTATATAGATTTTGCCTATTTCTCTTTTTGCCTGGGGATGACCTTTCAGGTTTCAGATGTACAGATCAGTTCGCGTAGCATTCGTCGCCTGGCATTTCTGCATGCGTTGATTGCTTTTCTGTTTAACACGTTCATCCTGGCCATGATGGTCAATCTGCTGGCCGGCAAGTTATGA
- the rseP gene encoding RIP metalloprotease RseP, with protein MTTAQILIKVAQLMLSLSILVIWHELGHFIPAKLFKTRVEKFYLFFNPWFSLFKFKKGDTEYGIGWLPLGGYVKIAGMIDESMDKEQLQRPPQPWEFRSKPAWQRLIIMIGGVTMNIILAFMIYVAMLWVWGETYLPPQNLTYGLSVGPLAEQIGLQNGDKIVAVDGKPVENVSSIPYQIIVNQAHTLEVDREGVQVMLPVPQGFIEKLVKSKGQGFISVRMPVIVDTVLPSAQFLQGRLEKGDRVISLNGQPTPFDQEFQHAEKGMRNTVVTLGILRHGRDTVYVKARINDQGLIGFGKRPPEKIFQFETRRYSFLASIPAGIHKGISSIGSYLQQLKLIFFSKQVKTSDSLGGFITIGSLFPPFWDWQAFWSMTAFLSIILAVMNILPIPALDGGHVLFLLYEIITRRKPSEKFLEYAQIAGMIILFSLLLYANGLDIWRHLTGR; from the coding sequence ATGACCACTGCACAGATTCTGATCAAAGTAGCCCAGCTCATGCTTTCCTTATCTATTTTGGTAATCTGGCATGAACTGGGGCATTTTATTCCTGCCAAACTGTTCAAAACAAGGGTAGAAAAATTTTATTTGTTTTTCAACCCCTGGTTTTCATTGTTTAAATTCAAAAAAGGTGACACGGAATACGGTATAGGCTGGTTGCCGCTGGGCGGATATGTAAAAATTGCCGGCATGATTGATGAAAGCATGGACAAGGAACAACTGCAACGCCCGCCCCAGCCCTGGGAATTTCGTTCCAAACCGGCCTGGCAGCGGCTGATCATCATGATTGGCGGGGTTACCATGAACATTATCTTGGCTTTTATGATCTATGTGGCCATGCTATGGGTGTGGGGTGAAACCTATTTACCCCCACAAAATCTTACCTATGGCCTTTCTGTAGGTCCGCTGGCCGAGCAGATAGGTTTGCAGAACGGCGATAAAATCGTGGCCGTGGATGGCAAGCCTGTGGAAAATGTGTCCTCAATTCCTTATCAAATCATTGTCAACCAAGCTCATACCCTGGAGGTAGATCGGGAAGGCGTACAAGTGATGCTGCCCGTGCCGCAGGGGTTTATTGAAAAGTTGGTGAAAAGCAAAGGCCAGGGCTTCATTTCCGTACGGATGCCTGTGATTGTGGATACTGTTTTGCCGTCGGCGCAGTTTCTGCAGGGCCGTTTGGAGAAGGGTGATCGGGTTATTTCCCTGAATGGCCAGCCAACCCCCTTCGATCAGGAATTTCAGCATGCAGAAAAAGGCATGCGCAATACGGTGGTAACGCTGGGTATATTGCGACATGGCCGGGATACCGTGTATGTCAAAGCCCGTATCAACGACCAGGGCTTGATAGGCTTTGGAAAACGCCCACCAGAAAAAATCTTTCAGTTTGAAACCAGGCGTTATTCTTTCCTGGCTTCCATTCCGGCTGGTATCCACAAGGGTATTTCCAGCATCGGAAGCTATTTGCAACAGCTGAAGCTTATTTTCTTTTCCAAACAGGTTAAGACTTCCGACTCATTGGGTGGTTTCATCACGATCGGTAGCCTGTTCCCGCCTTTCTGGGACTGGCAGGCTTTCTGGAGTATGACGGCCTTTTTATCTATCATCCTGGCCGTGATGAATATTTTACCGATACCTGCGCTGGATGGCGGGCATGTATTGTTTTTGCTTTACGAAATCATCACCCGTCGCAAGCCCAGTGAAAAGTTTCTGGAATATGCCCAGATCGCGGGAATGATCATTTTGTTTTCCCTGCTTCTGTATGCCAACGGACTGGATATCTGGCGTCATCTCACGGGGCGATAG